The genomic interval GACTCCTTTGGATAAGGATAGCAAAAGCCGGAGGGACTCAGAGTCCGCTCGACTTTTTCCGATCTAACCCAAAACAGTATGAGTATATGTAATCCGTACGCTTCCCACTCTACCATCAGATTCTCCTTTTGCGACTCTCTGCataagagagagggagaaaggacTGGACGTCAAGCATTCCATCGTACGGAGAGTCGCTAGAGGAGAATCAAGCCACATTTAAGAGTAGAGGGGGAAGCATTTTGAGGGGAATACAAACCCGTCTGGCAAAGTATCGGACACCCGACCCGTACAGTCGGGTACCCGACACATTAGccgcccgcacatccctacttCAAATCTCTCATTTCGTCTACTACATTTTACTTGAATCGTATCGAGCAGGTGTCCGACTTGCAAAGAACACGTTCGGTAAAGATAGATACACGATCACCATTGCACTGCCAGTTACGAGTTTGAattcgtcccccccccccccccgaccctATTCATCATGACATCGAGAAACGAGCGATCGGTCCGGCCGTTTACTCGTTCAGAACACAGGTCCGGACGAGGGCCTCGCAGACCGCGTACGGATCGCAGTTGCTGCTGGGTCTCCTGTCCTCCAAGTATCCTTTCTTGTCTTCGGCGACGCCGCGCGGAATACGAATGCTGACGTTCCGATTCGCGACGCCGGCGCTGAAATCATGTATACTGCTCGTCTCGCATTTCCCGGTGAGACGACGCTCGTTGTCCTTCCCTCCGCGCGGATCGTACGCCTGGATGTGCCTGAGATGTTGTTTGCTTAGCTTGTCGATCGCTTTCTCGATCTCCGCGATCCCGTTCTCCGCGCGCATCGTCTTCGTCGAGAAGTTGGTATGCGCGCCGGCTCCGTTCCACGAGCCTTCCATCGGTTTCGGGTCCAGGGTCACGACCACGCCGTACTCCTCGGCCACCTGGTGCAGGATGAACCTGGCGACCCAGAGGTCGTCGCCGGCGGTTATGCCGCTGCACGGGCCGACCTGGAACTCCCATTGTGACGGCATCACCTCGGCGTTGGTCCCGGCGATCTTGACGCCCGCGTAAAGGCAAGCCCGGTAATGGGCCTCGACGATCTCGCGGCCGATCACCTTATCGGCCCCCACGCCGCAGTAGTAGGGCCCCTGGGGCGCCGGGTAACCATGTTTCGGCCAGCCGAGCGGCCTACCGTCGACGTCTAGGAAAGTGTGCTCCTGCTCGATGCCGAACCACGGGTCCTCGCTCTTGACCGCCTCCATCGCCTCGTTGCACTTGTACCGCTTGTTCGAGGCTGTCGGGGTCTTGTCGCTGTGGTAGGTGTCACACAGCACCAGCTTGTTGTTCCCCCGACGGAACGGGTCGTTGTAGATCGCCACCGGGCATAGGTAAATGTCGCTGTTCGCTCCGTCCGCCTGGTACGTCGAGCTTCCATCGTACGTCCAAATTGGTAACTCTGGAAACAAAGGAGGAACTCGTAAGAGATCTCGAAGAAAAATATCAAAACATTATTATTGCAATTCCTCCGATTCTAGTCCTATATTATTTAAGTGCTTCAATGTTGGTAAAACTGTTTCATATTCTTGATTTTCTTCATCTGTTATTGCAGACGTCGATGTCGGTTCTGTGGTAACAAATGGTAATTTTGCTTTTTGAAGATATTTGTGTCTTCTGTTTTTAATACTTATAGCTGATATAaaggttgtcccaaaaatgttgcacttccttgaattggatgattcctgaggtcatttgaagtaactttttcctttgcaaaaatgttctccacggatttgttaagaagttattaacgaaaaacatggaccaatcagggcaCTGCTAcagctgagcgtggcgttgatattggaaaaaagttacttcaaatgacctcaggaagcAACCTATTCAAGGGAGTATAGTTTTCGGACAGCCTGTATGAGGATCAGACATTTCCATAGCCCTGTCAAGAATACCAAAATAAACAGGGAATAGAGtacaataatttatatttaaaaatcataAAGTCCACGAGAGCACTAGTGCTGATGAAAATTGATACCTCGTAATAGTAAATAAAGATATCGTATCACAGTTATCATCGTAGCTCAACTTCGCGTCCGTGCGCCGCGTATTGAAACCTACACCTCGTTCGCTTATCTCTCTCTGTTAAAATTCGTATAACTGTAAAAGTGGCGGATAGTGGCAGCTGAAATTGTTCAGAATTGTTCAagttttcatataaaaaaagttcCATGCTTGCCAGTCTtagctattttttaaaaacctttctcaaagtttaaattgttaTGAACATTTCAGCATTTAGACGTGGATTGAATAATGCTTACGAAACAATTAAAGAATCAAAATATACGATGAAATAACAATATATTACGACGAGTGTTtacacaaatcaattttatctggaattttagaattttgttttcagaATGATATCCCCGATAATACAATCATCCAAAACGAATAACATTTTAGATCTTGAAGCTCTGAAGTGTTGTTGGAATGTAGaagaaatcattttttgaaATCTTGAACAATTGACCTTTGGCCACTTTCTCACGGTATTCAGACCACTGTGACTCAGGGGCGAACGGGTACTGTTAATCATATATAATAaagaataattttcaaaaaaaggACTAAACAACTTGAACTTTCTTTTTTAAGCTGTTAAGTGGATTGTTTTATCATCTAATATGTAAAAGATTCTTTTTATTTGATAATTTGTAGGGATCTTGAGTCTGCGAGCTGACCCTGATCGTGTGTTTATATCCGCTCTCTCGTCTCGTTAGACGGACTATAAGGACACGTTTGTTGTCCCCGACATACCCAACCATGGCAATCATCCATCCGCGATAGCAACCTGCGAATTTTGTCCAGATTGTAGATACTCTTAATCAACGACATGTCCGGAGACATTTCCATGCAATCGACGCTTCGCAAATGTTAATGGCTGCGCGGTCGCACGCGGAATTTCATGAATACAGACCCAACCGCTTGACAATGACGAACTTACGCAAGCAAGCTGAGCGCAATAAAGCGAATAACACGGTCAATTTTGAGCCATGTATTCACCGATGTTTACCGCAAGTACTTGTTTATTGCTGTTGGGAATAAGAAGAACAAAAACCGATGTCCCCTAAGCGAAATCTTTAGTCTCACAATCAGTATGCAAAGGCAGACCCGCGCGGTGCTGTAACATGAACCTATGGCCGGCCCTTGAGGACCGGCTGGGCCCGAACGGAAAGTCTAACGCCGATCCCTACGGACCGGCATGTGTTAACTTTGATTTTATCGGTACTATTGAAGATATACTCAATTTAATAGCATTTTTGTATTTCTTTGGAAGGGGTGATCCCTTACGCAatttggagtaactttttcctttgcgaaaaattctccgcagctttgttaaggagttattagcgaaaaacagagaccaatcagagcgtggatacagcaggcggattctgattcggccaatgccaacgccacgctcagcaggAGCTGTCTCTGGTTGATCCGGTTGATTttgtcgttaataactcgttaacaaagccacggagaatattttcgcaaaggaaaaagtttcttcaaatgatctcaggaattatccctttcatggaagtacaaaatttttgggacaccctgtatatgcaaaCAGAGTTTTGttaagttttatttattcgaatactcGTTTGGACAGCACAGAAATAGATCGTTAAAGAATCAGGTCATTCGGGACATCGGATCATTTTTGGGTTATTTATTACTATGACAAGTTGTATGAATGCATAGATTCAAACCTccgtaataaaaaaataaaaaaaaatgtttgaaaatgaatttagttaaaaaaagatttaatttttctaatattctgttgttaaataattatttataattatcaaattaattaataataataataaattattatttataattattaaatttaataacaatcttaaattcttcaaatgccatttgaattttattttccactAACCCATTTTTCCCATAGATAAATAAAAGTCGCAGCCTAATGGCGACAGTGGTGAAACAATAATCATAAAATAATGGAAGAGACCGTGtatccattatttttttttcttctaaattGTGAATATTAGTATCGCTCACGACGACGACATGGAATATTCTCGCGCATACTTTCGCGAAAGTTTCTCAGGAAAAGTACAGCATCgtccaaaaaatgttttccCCTCGTTGCTTCGGTAGATTCGTAGCTTTAGATCGAATTCGTATCCACGATGCTACTTACATACTCGGTAATCGGTCGAATTGCATTCGTGAGTCAAGGTTCGCTCGCGGAACGGATAAAAAAGAACAAGTGTTTTGAACAGCAGGACGTAAACATAAGAAGGGAAAATGCAAGGTAATTGGAAAGCACAGACCACGATGTTTATCTCGAATCACGTTGTAATACGACACGTGACTAGATAAATACGTTTTCAGCTTTCAGTGGCGCCGTTAGTCGCGGCAGTTGCTTGTTGTTTTCGCAACTATATTCCAAGCTGTATTTCAATTAATCGTACGAAGTAAATGTCATTGCGTTCTTTGCAAAGATGGTCGATGTACGAGTACACTTGAGAATTCCTGGGTTTAGAGACACTTTTGGAACTGTTAAATGCTCAGACGAAGCGACACACATAGTGTTCccgatttctcaacatttttcatttctcgagaaatgagaaataagactatatttctcgaaaactctcgagaattctcgaaaatttttaataaaataaaaaaatattgggaaacttataatatttggaatgtcgttaataatatttatcgaaaaggcaaaaaactttaactcagtgtttattcctgttcaatatgtacataactttaaaaacagaaaaaatacaggaaaaaaatagacgctaaatataaccgataaaatttatttaaaaccaaacttttataaagtgaaacattacgcttttgttttgaaaatgcatctaatgtagaatcagacaatctacttcttttttttttgtaacaaaatctgtagccgtagaaaaatttctttcattttgtgtggatgttggctttattgtatacagaacatccaaaagttgctgaagattgggtgtccttttgggtgtgcattacctcacatcgacatgcattcgcaacaattattataaattttcacattgcaaacatgcatacgtaggcattgatatgctgcctgtagatatgcttatacgtacgcggttgattagtaatatgcaatttgagttaattgaaaattcatttccgaaaatatgttataaaataaataagatttttaagaattttcctagatttaaatttctcgagaaatactggaattcctcgaaaaaatgagaaataatcaattataaaatttctcgagaaattctcgagaaagaattctcgagaaggaacactagacACACAGTGGTCCGTATCGAAAAAGTAAGTGACATTTTGTTATACCTTTTGAACTATTAGAGATATTGCAATGAAATcttcactaaaaatatttaaaacatagtcattttttaatggttgataattaaatatgttttgcgtttgttaaacaataatttttaatttattttcattcatatttttgatgaaaatgaaaatcgttaaatataatatttcaaattattttttacatgtaagtatgtattttatatttatgtttcataCATGTGATGTTTTATGAGACACGTAAAATACAGATTCGAGAAatcttttaattaattaaaatctttAAATTAAAGTAATCACAAATCTTAAATGATATTAAAATTaagttataataataatggatAGTATCAAATGGATAATATCAAtaattacgttattaaattggtAATAGGTAAATGATAGACTTTTAAAGtgttttttcatttattgaattaatagttTTAGTGCTTCTGAGTCCAACCATtttggttttttattatttgattttttatGAAATGTAGGTAATATATTAAAAAACACTTAATTAAATGCACTAAATATAACTTAATTATACGTAGAATAAGTATATACCACACACAAAGACATAAATGCAACTAaacgaaaaaaatagaataCATATAAGGTTAAGTAATAGAAGGGTAATAATACAAGGtttaagtaatagaaaaaatgtcttgAATCTTTCTTTCAACGAATTTAACGATAAAAACACAAAATTGATATAACAGTATTTCTATCGTTTTTTGGGcacaaatcacatttttacGTATATGTGTATATTTTCAGTAACATTTCTGAAACATTTATGTTATAGGAAAATCAGAGCAAAAAGGGAATCGCTTTAACGTCATCatctttataaataaatttacacaaaatataaagagaataattaaaaattgctgataAGAATTCACAGTATCTGATCTaactacaatataattaaaaaatccaaaaatTTTATTACTATTAACAATAGTAATGTTCTCATTATGCAGTTATCTCAAACTACAAAAATATTGTGGATTTAGAAGCTTTCAGGTATTGCCACTTCacggtaaacaaaatttttcaaaatatgatATTTGAAAGATCAGTTTTGGCCAATTTTTTCGCCTCgtctggaccactgtgcgccggccaGTAGCTATATTATTAACATTTAAAACTTTACGAAGCCATTGTATCGTATAAGTTTTACAGCAAAAAAACAATAATCacattttaaatatatatacacaggcaaatattttttacacgtGAAGTATATTATTTACCATGCACttgattttcataaatattttcatagatatttaataaatgtatatgtgcaaaatatatatattagttATGTAGCGCAGTGTAGTTGTCGTTATTGTTTATAATCTTGTGCCATTTATCGGGTAACTTTTGACTCGTGAGCATTATCGCGGCAAGAACTTGGCGACTTTCAGACAAAATAACCATCGTACCATTTCCCACGTTTTCAATTTCCGAAAACTTTCCGGGTTATGATCGTCGTCCATCTAACGGAGCAAACGACACTATTTAGACCAGCATCGACACATTCACAATTACCCCAAGAAGGAAAAGCAATTAAGTTCACAAACTTTTATTATAGTACATTTCAATAATATGAGTATACTGATGCTGGTCAGATGGTGTTCAGGCGTTATGCTGTTGGATGGGCGACGACCTTAATAGTCCCTACATCAATTGAAATAAGTGGTAATCTCAAGGGATCATGGCAGACGAATAAGCCGCAAGCGGAAGAAATTGACCTCTCTTTTCTCTGTGACATTGCTTAATCTGATTGGTTGTTGTTACTAACGAACTGCTTCGAGTTGAATCGATCGATTCAGTAATTTGTGCAATATTCTGGTTCTAAAATGCCATTTTCTTAccaatttttagatatttttctcataaaacCATTAAACATCTTGCACTAAGATTTTACACACATGTTTATGGGTATTTAAAGAACATAGATCATTTTTTTaaggtaaaaataatcaaaatttcatgagTTATATATATTTGAATAAAGTATGTTTTAAAAAAAGGCTGTGGCCGGAAtcggaataaattaaaaatctagAGTATTTACAAAATGACAGCATTTTGAATTGAGATTAtcgatgttttaaatatttgtccATCCCTAACAcgttaaagaaaaataaagaaaaacgatagatttttaaaattttgattgGCGTGATGACCATTTTGATTGGTGTCAAAGACCCTCTCAAAATTTCAAGTCAACTAGGGATATCGTGACAACAGTATCAAAGGAATGTGGTTTCcagaaaaacgcgtttaaagaTTCATCTATTGATCATATGCAaatgtgtatatatgtatacgatTAATTTGCATATCCAGGACTGCAATAAAGTGTAATAGAAACAAAAGGGGACCACAAGTCTACGCTCATTTGATTAAAATATACAATATCTAATATTGATTTGATCTCCCCACAACAGGCAAAATATAGATTTTCTCATTTGTTTCAGCTTTTTTATTGACATAAAACCAAATTATTGTTTTGCTGTTATTTATGCGAGACAAATTAAACAGATAAAATATGTTTCTACAATATATAAGCTTGTTCGTCTATGGTATTATACCAATGTTGACACTGCTATTCTTatcgtttttataatttatgtACATCTCTAATAAACTGTAAATATTATGTAAAACAAATGTGGTCATGAATAAGTTTGTTGTTAATGCGACcttcataaatgaataaattaaaagaTACGTGTATCATTATTATTAAAGACAATTACATTCATTTCTCTAGAAATTGCATTAGTTTCCAAGACAATCGAATATCGAGTCGTTACATATTGTGCTGAGAATCGTGCATGTGGTACCTACTTAGCGCGTTTATCAAGGAGACCTGTGGACTGTGGACCAACTTTTCGAGACGATACCACAATGGTAGAGCTGCTCTGAAATGAATCGAGTCAAATACAAGATCGCATGCACAGCAGGGGGATAAGAGAGCGTGCCGAGGCATGGTCTCTTAGCTTCTGTTCCGAGGAAATTAGTGGAGTAGAAGCTCTCGCAAGCACGGTTATTTACGGTACAGGAGCACGATACAAGACTAGTATTGAATAAGCACCTTATTAACTGGGTTAAGTTCCTGCACCGGGTAATCGGAGCAGTCCTCTTTAGGGTCAACTCATTACGGTTGAATTATATCTTACAATAATCGAAATATTGTCGTGCTCGGTGTACCGTTTTCGTCGCAAAAATTTCATCGGTTCACGGGCAATTACATGCCATTTTAGTTTGTGATAGTTATTGGATGAATGCGAAGAGTTTGTGTGGCcgatatgaaaataaaatgtaagcaattactttttaaattaatccttaacactcgaatggcgaccgtaaggcgccactaaaaattactgtatcattattcaaaatattttttacattattaaatttgtatgtatttaataaattactaaacatttccgtactgtacgagtaaattgcaccattttcgtatgtatagcatgaaaaaatatatatagaagggaaatattctaggccggaagaaatgtttcgttttcgagttaaaatggcttcgagtgcaaagggttaacggctttattaacccttaacactaggtttacgattctaaagatacattcatgaggaattattcaacaaatttatttctttgggtatatgttatttaagaAATGGCTCAAAATTTGGGTAgcgcattcttgttattttttataaagtaatgtattaaattatatttaatattcatctctatcgaaatggtaaatatGTATTTAGATGTCCGAATAATTTATGGGAGTAATTGTATGTACTACGGGAAgcgtaaacaaaatttaatagTCATCGGAAGTCACACTGAACATAATTTATGTACATAACCTTGTCAATAATAGTACAGTAGTAAATACAATGTTACATGTTTCTCTTATCTCTGATCTCGTATGACCTTGGAAGTCATTGTGTTACATATGAGTGAATTCGTCTTCACCGGCGTGTTCATATGACATTAAAAAACATATAGCGTTTCATTTCAGAAACTGAAGGTTACCTTCGTGTCTCGAAAAAtagtgtaaatataaaaaattggcTGAGATTACCACGTTGTCAGTAAGATATACTGTGAGTTTTCCCTCTTCCATTTTTACTTTTGAAATATTTACTGTTTACAAGAAAAACCCTGGTCTCcgtataattcttttaaaatcgttttattttgcTTGCACTTTTTCAAGCTAATTATTAACATTATAGACGTCATACTCTTAGAATGACAGACAGGAAAATATAATCGGAGTCTGGCAGTCCAACAGCGAAAGCAACAAGTAGATATGcgaaaagataaaataaatcttGAAAGAGGGATGAGGAAAAGAGCCGCGACTTATGTAAGTATTTATTGCGGGTATAATTATGTGTGTGCAGGAAAAACGGAGGAGTTATTAAGTGTTTAAAAGAtatcgagaaagagagagaagataAAAAAGCAAATATCGGTGAGTATGAGAATGTGTGTGGATTGCAGATCGGTGAGCGAGAGGATTAgatgtgtatgtatgtacaccGCGCAGTCGAACCTTGGTATCTTCTATAAGactacaattttctttatcCCCTTCCGTCTCACTATAAATTCCTCTGTACatcaaaatacaaattgtcttTAACTCGAATCATCTGCTGCAGCATGTTATTTCTGCTCGGTAATTCAAATTCAGAGACACTCGATCTCTAGAAGTCAAAGCTTACTTCTATAAATCAAAATGTTGTAATTGTTGCCTTTGTAACTCAAGGTAATAGGCATACATTTATAAATAAgctattaataaaatattttgagtgTGATATTTTTAGTGTGTTGCGTTCCTGCTATTCATTTTTACCATATTGCATTAATgttatattaatattgtattaatCAACGCACCTTATCGATGCGGCTACATATCATGTTCAAAATCGTTGTCATTATTAAGCATGCATTTCTGAGCTCTCTTCATTATACTTTGGGTCGTTGTACACTGTGGCCGTTAATGTTTTTCTAGGTATTAATTAGTCGTTGTATAGTATACGATGTATACTACACATTTCAATACGTCTTGACAGCCTCTTTTAAATGGTAAATAAATATGTAGTATTTCATTGAAGAAATGCAGATAACCTTAATTTCTCGAAGGATACTGTAAATGTAAAAGACTGTTCTGTTCTATTGTGTTGATTATGCCAAACTGTGCACTTTTTACTTTGCTATACTTTCCTTGCATTTGCcattttcgagagaaaaaaTCAGGGCAATAATAACATAAGCATCCTGTGTACGGAGAGCATTTTGGATATGGTATGGAGAGAACTGGAAAAAAGATGGCGTGGAAGAATATAGAAAAGGTGAAGTGGCCAAGTTTCGGTTTGACTCGATTAACTTGTTTTACCAAGATTATGTAGTCATAGCCAGAGTCGCcaaatcaagacttgttccctcactctaatttccccttctaccgcattatttcccacgcttccgccgcagcctggtcacgtgacgcatccCGTCTCTGTTATGTATATTgcagtactggcagagagaaggtaactttttcccctcaattcgtgctccctcccctcatctggcgacactggtcacAGCTGGCTGGTGTCTAaccaaataatgaaattctattttaccaACCTGATGGGCGTTGCGGTATGAACTCTACAGTCCTGGTCTTGTTCCTCAATCCTTCACCGGTGCCATCGATCCAAATATACGTAGCTTGAATCTGATCGTCCGGCTGATGCAGGTCTAAATATTTGTTGAGCAAGCTCTTGTCTAAGGCCGCGTTCGGCGACTCCTTCAGCATGGTGCGTGACATCGTGACGCTGTAAACAATCAATAAGATCTTTATAAGTACAGGGTCGTCGAGATGAATCCGGAAGTTTTTCAGGCAGTTCCATAAATAATTTGATAAGGCAATTGTTAATCAGGTAACTCGATATACAAGCCATCAATCAG from Halictus rubicundus isolate RS-2024b chromosome 2, iyHalRubi1_principal, whole genome shotgun sequence carries:
- the Gs2 gene encoding glutamine synthetase 2, which produces MSRTMLKESPNAALDKSLLNKYLDLHQPDDQIQATYIWIDGTGEGLRNKTRTVEFIPQRPSELPIWTYDGSSTYQADGANSDIYLCPVAIYNDPFRRGNNKLVLCDTYHSDKTPTASNKRYKCNEAMEAVKSEDPWFGIEQEHTFLDVDGRPLGWPKHGYPAPQGPYYCGVGADKVIGREIVEAHYRACLYAGVKIAGTNAEVMPSQWEFQVGPCSGITAGDDLWVARFILHQVAEEYGVVVTLDPKPMEGSWNGAGAHTNFSTKTMRAENGIAEIEKAIDKLSKQHLRHIQAYDPRGGKDNERRLTGKCETSSIHDFSAGVANRNVSIRIPRGVAEDKKGYLEDRRPSSNCDPYAVCEALVRTCVLNE